The following proteins are encoded in a genomic region of Burkholderia pyrrocinia:
- a CDS encoding helix-turn-helix domain-containing protein, producing the protein MSTSPSVQFINGPDGTPAFVVIPYADYLAQQRDERVAIPHEVVTRAVFDGSSPARAWREYLGLTRAEVAQRLGISRATYAKREKREKLRKSMRKKIAAALDITLAQLDF; encoded by the coding sequence ATGAGCACATCACCTTCTGTTCAGTTCATCAACGGGCCGGACGGTACGCCGGCCTTCGTCGTGATTCCGTACGCCGACTATCTCGCGCAGCAGCGTGACGAGCGCGTCGCGATTCCGCACGAAGTCGTGACCCGCGCCGTGTTCGACGGCAGCTCGCCCGCGCGCGCATGGCGCGAGTATCTCGGCCTGACGCGGGCCGAGGTCGCGCAGCGGCTCGGTATCAGCCGCGCGACCTACGCGAAACGGGAGAAGCGCGAGAAGCTGCGCAAGTCGATGCGCAAGAAGATCGCGGCCGCGCTCGACATCACGCTGGCGCAGCTCGATTTCTGA